From a single Staphylococcus epidermidis genomic region:
- the merA gene encoding mercury(II) reductase, which produces MTQNSYKIPIQGMTCTGCEEHVTEALEQAGAKGVSADFRRGEAIFELSDDQIEKAKQNISAAGYQPGEEESQPSENSVDFNRDGDYDLLIIGSGGAAFSAAIKANENGAKVAMVERGTVGGTCVNIGCVPSKTMLRAGEINGLAQNNPFTGLQTSTGAADLAQLTEQKDGLVSQMRQEKYIDLIEEYGFDLIRGEASFIDDKTIQVNGQNITSKSFLIATGASPAVPEIPGMNEVDYLTSTSALELKEVPQRLAVIGSGYIAAELGQMFHNLGTEVTLMQRSERLFKTYDPEISEAIDESLTEQGLNLITGVTYQKVEQNGKSTSIYIEVNGQEQVIEADQVLVATGRKPNTETLNLESAGVKTGKKGEVLTNEYLQTSNNRIYAAGDVTLGPQFVYVAAYEGGIVANNALGLAKRKIDLRFVPGVTFTNPSIATVGLTEQQAKEKGYDVKTSVLPLDAVPRALVNHETTGVYKLVVNAQTQKLIGAHIVSENAGDVIYAATLAVQFGLTIEDLTDSFAPYLTMAEGLKLAALTFDKDVSKLSCCAG; this is translated from the coding sequence ATGACTCAAAATTCATATAAAATACCCATTCAAGGCATGACATGCACAGGCTGTGAAGAACATGTAACCGAAGCATTGGAACAAGCCGGAGCTAAAGGTGTTTCGGCCGATTTCCGACGCGGTGAGGCCATTTTTGAACTCAGCGATGATCAGATCGAAAAGGCTAAGCAAAATATTTCGGCAGCCGGCTATCAACCCGGAGAGGAAGAAAGCCAGCCCTCTGAAAACAGTGTAGATTTCAATCGGGATGGCGATTACGATCTTCTGATTATTGGTTCCGGCGGTGCGGCGTTTTCTGCAGCTATCAAGGCCAATGAAAACGGGGCGAAAGTGGCCATGGTAGAACGGGGAACCGTCGGGGGGACCTGCGTTAACATCGGTTGTGTACCGTCAAAAACCATGCTTCGTGCCGGTGAAATAAACGGTCTCGCCCAAAACAATCCGTTTACCGGACTTCAAACGAGTACCGGTGCTGCGGACCTTGCCCAATTGACCGAACAAAAAGATGGATTAGTCAGTCAAATGCGTCAAGAAAAATATATAGACTTGATCGAAGAATATGGATTTGATCTCATTCGTGGCGAGGCCTCGTTTATCGACGATAAGACGATACAAGTGAATGGACAAAACATCACGTCTAAAAGCTTTTTAATCGCAACGGGGGCTTCTCCGGCTGTTCCGGAAATCCCGGGAATGAATGAGGTTGATTATTTAACAAGTACATCCGCACTCGAATTAAAAGAGGTTCCACAACGATTGGCAGTGATCGGTTCTGGCTATATCGCAGCGGAATTAGGTCAAATGTTTCACAACCTCGGAACAGAAGTGACTCTCATGCAAAGAAGCGAGCGTCTGTTTAAAACCTACGATCCTGAAATTTCCGAAGCCATCGATGAATCCTTAACTGAGCAAGGACTTAACCTGATCACTGGGGTCACTTATCAAAAGGTTGAGCAAAACGGTAAGTCGACAAGCATTTATATTGAAGTGAACGGTCAAGAACAAGTCATCGAAGCCGATCAAGTCCTCGTGGCAACAGGAAGAAAGCCGAACACAGAGACTTTAAACCTTGAATCAGCAGGTGTGAAAACAGGGAAAAAAGGCGAAGTGCTGACCAATGAATATTTGCAAACGTCGAATAACCGAATATATGCCGCGGGCGATGTGACCCTCGGTCCGCAATTCGTTTATGTTGCAGCTTATGAAGGCGGGATTGTGGCAAATAATGCGTTGGGTCTAGCGAAACGCAAAATCGATCTTCGCTTTGTTCCCGGCGTAACCTTCACCAATCCATCGATCGCCACAGTCGGCTTGACTGAACAACAGGCAAAAGAAAAAGGTTACGATGTCAAAACATCGGTCCTTCCGTTGGACGCTGTACCGCGGGCCTTAGTCAATCACGAAACAACAGGGGTCTATAAACTTGTAGTCAACGCCCAAACCCAGAAATTGATCGGGGCGCACATTGTGAGTGAAAATGCTGGAGATGTGATTTATGCGGCAACGTTAGCGGTTCAATTTGGATTGACCATTGAAGACCTTACGGATAGCTTTGCGCCTTATTTAACGATGGCTGAAGGATTAAAGCTTGCAGCCTTGACGTTTGATAAAGACGTATCGAAATTATCTTGTTGTGCAGGCTAA
- the merB gene encoding organomercurial lyase MerB → MKNISEFSAQLNQTFDQGEAVSMEWLFRPLLKMLAEGDPVPVEDIAAETGKPVEEVKQVLQTLPSVELDEQGRVVGYGLTLVPTPHRFEVDGKQLYAWCALDTLMFPALIGRTVHIASPCHGTGKSVRLTVEPDRVVSVEPSTAVVSIVTPDEMASVRSAFCNNVHFFSSPSAAQDWLNQHPESSVLPVEDAFELGRHLGARYEESGPTNGSCCNI, encoded by the coding sequence ATGAAAAATATTTCAGAATTCTCAGCCCAACTTAATCAAACTTTTGATCAAGGGGAAGCCGTCTCTATGGAGTGGTTATTCCGTCCGTTGCTAAAAATGCTGGCGGAGGGCGATCCAGTCCCCGTTGAGGACATCGCGGCGGAGACCGGGAAGCCCGTCGAGGAAGTTAAGCAAGTCCTACAGACTCTACCTAGTGTGGAACTTGATGAGCAGGGCCGTGTCGTCGGTTATGGCCTCACACTGGTCCCTACCCCCCATCGCTTCGAGGTTGATGGGAAGCAACTATATGCATGGTGCGCCCTTGACACACTTATGTTCCCAGCACTCATCGGCCGGACGGTCCACATCGCTTCGCCTTGTCACGGCACCGGTAAGTCCGTACGGTTGACGGTGGAACCGGACCGCGTTGTAAGCGTCGAGCCTTCAACAGCCGTTGTCTCGATTGTTACACCAGATGAAATGGCCTCGGTTCGGTCGGCCTTCTGTAACAACGTTCACTTTTTCAGTTCACCGAGTGCAGCCCAAGACTGGCTTAACCAACACCCTGAGTCGAGCGTTTTGCCCGTTGAAGATGCCTTTGAACTGGGTCGCCATTTGGGAGCGCGTTATGAGGAGTCAGGACCTACTAATGGGTCCTGTTGTAACATTTAA
- a CDS encoding IS6-like element IS257 family transposase has translation MNYFRYKQFNKDVITVAVGYYLRYALSYHDISEILRERGVNVHHSTVYRWVQEYAPILYQIWKKKHKKAYYKWRIDETYIKIKGKWSYLYRAIDAEGHTLDIWLRKQRDNHSAYAFIKRLIKQFGKPQKVITDQAPSTKVAMAKVIKAFKLKPDCHCTSKYLNNLIEQDHRHIKVRKTRYQSINTAKNTLKGIECIYALYKKNRRSLQIYGFSPCHEISIMLAS, from the coding sequence ATGAACTATTTCAGATATAAACAATTTAACAAGGATGTTATCACTGTAGCCGTTGGCTACTATCTAAGATATGCATTGAGTTATCATGATATATCTGAAATATTAAGGGAACGTGGTGTAAACGTTCATCATTCAACGGTCTACCGTTGGGTTCAAGAATATGCCCCAATTTTGTATCAAATTTGGAAGAAAAAGCATAAAAAAGCTTATTACAAATGGCGTATTGATGAGACGTACATCAAAATAAAAGGAAAATGGAGCTATTTATATCGTGCCATTGATGCAGAGGGACATACATTAGATATTTGGTTGCGTAAGCAACGAGATAATCATTCAGCATATGCGTTTATCAAACGTCTCATTAAACAATTTGGTAAACCTCAAAAGGTAATTACAGATCAGGCGCCTTCAACGAAGGTAGCAATGGCTAAAGTAATTAAAGCTTTTAAACTTAAACCTGACTGTCATTGTACATCGAAATATCTGAATAACCTCATTGAGCAAGATCACCGTCATATTAAAGTAAGAAAGACAAGGTATCAAAGTATCAATACAGCAAAGAATACTTTAAAAGGTATTGAATGTATTTACGCTCTATATAAAAAGAACCGCAGGTCTCTTCAGATCTACGGATTTTCGCCATGCCACGAAATTAGCATCATGCTAGCAAGTTAA
- a CDS encoding IS3 family transposase gives MKRVSYSVETKYKAVEMKAAGFSKKEIMKELNIRNRTQVKTWWRWYRNGESYRFLQHVGKQYTYGYRKITALINQCYTSPINHKRVQRIMQKHHLNCRVRPKKTTRIGKPYYKTDNLLQRQFKASCPMEVLTTDITYLPFGHSMLYLSSIMDIYNGEIVAYKIDDKQDQSLVNDTLNQIDIPESCILHSDQGSVYTSYAYYQLCEEKGIIRSMSRKGTPADNAPIESFHSSLKSETFYINNELNRSNHIVIDIVEKYIKNYNNNRIQQKLGYLSSVKYRELIA, from the coding sequence ATGAAAAGAGTTTCTTATTCAGTAGAAACAAAGTATAAAGCAGTTGAAATGAAAGCAGCAGGATTTTCAAAAAAAGAAATTATGAAAGAATTAAATATTAGAAATAGAACACAAGTGAAAACTTGGTGGCGATGGTATCGAAATGGGGAAAGTTATAGATTTTTACAACATGTTGGTAAACAATATACCTACGGTTATCGTAAGATTACAGCATTGATTAATCAATGTTATACATCACCAATTAATCATAAGAGAGTACAGAGAATAATGCAGAAGCATCATTTAAACTGCCGAGTTAGACCTAAAAAGACGACAAGAATAGGTAAACCGTATTATAAAACGGACAATTTATTACAAAGACAATTTAAAGCGAGTTGTCCAATGGAAGTATTAACAACCGATATTACTTATTTACCATTTGGTCATTCTATGTTGTATTTATCTTCGATAATGGATATTTATAACGGAGAAATTGTGGCGTATAAAATAGATGATAAACAAGACCAAAGTTTAGTTAATGATACATTAAATCAAATCGATATACCTGAGAGTTGTATATTACATAGTGATCAAGGCAGCGTTTATACATCTTATGCTTATTATCAATTGTGCGAAGAAAAAGGCATTATCAGAAGTATGTCCCGAAAGGGAACACCTGCCGATAACGCCCCGATAGAAAGTTTCCATTCCTCGCTAAAGTCTGAAACTTTTTACATCAATAATGAGCTTAATCGCTCTAATCATATTGTAATAGATATTGTCGAAAAGTACATTAAAAACTATAATAATAATCGAATTCAACAAAAACTAGGCTACTTATCCTCTGTAAAATACAGAGAATTAATAGCCTAG
- the arcC gene encoding carbamate kinase, whose protein sequence is MSKIVVALGGNALGQSPKEQLDLLKSTSKSLVSLIDKGYEIVISHGNGPQVGSINLGLNYAAEHKQGPPFPFPECGAMSQAYIGYQMQESLQNELHSMGIDKEVVTLVTQVQVASDDSAFNNPTKPIGLFYTKEQADKFTKEKGYTFVEDSGRGYRRVVPSPQPISIVELDSIETLITHGTLVIAAGGGGIPVIKENEVYTGVDAVIDKDKTSALLAAHLQSDQLIILTAVDHVYINYGKENQRGLDEVSVDEMKKHISDGQFAKGSMLPKVEAALQFLEKNTKGSVLITSLAGLGDALDGKIGTLIKN, encoded by the coding sequence ATGTCTAAAATCGTCGTAGCTTTGGGTGGTAACGCTTTAGGACAATCGCCTAAAGAACAATTAGATTTATTAAAAAGTACATCTAAATCTCTAGTAAGTTTAATCGATAAAGGATACGAAATTGTAATTAGTCATGGTAATGGTCCACAAGTTGGAAGTATTAACTTAGGTTTAAATTATGCGGCGGAACACAAACAAGGTCCTCCTTTTCCTTTCCCTGAATGTGGTGCTATGAGTCAAGCTTATATTGGCTATCAGATGCAAGAAAGTTTACAAAACGAACTTCATTCAATGGGCATAGATAAAGAAGTTGTTACGCTAGTAACACAAGTTCAAGTTGCAAGCGATGATTCTGCTTTCAATAACCCTACTAAACCAATTGGATTATTTTATACAAAAGAGCAGGCTGATAAATTTACGAAAGAAAAAGGTTATACTTTTGTAGAAGATTCTGGACGCGGCTATCGTCGCGTTGTCCCTTCCCCACAACCTATAAGTATAGTTGAGTTAGATAGTATAGAAACATTAATCACTCATGGAACACTAGTTATCGCTGCCGGCGGTGGTGGAATTCCAGTAATTAAGGAAAATGAAGTTTATACAGGTGTTGATGCAGTTATTGATAAAGATAAAACGAGTGCTTTATTAGCAGCACATTTACAATCTGATCAATTAATCATATTAACTGCTGTGGACCATGTTTACATTAACTATGGAAAAGAAAACCAAAGAGGTCTCGATGAAGTGTCTGTGGATGAAATGAAAAAACATATCTCTGATGGTCAATTTGCTAAAGGAAGTATGCTCCCAAAAGTTGAAGCTGCACTTCAATTTCTTGAAAAAAATACTAAAGGCAGTGTTTTGATTACATCTCTAGCAGGATTAGGGGACGCTTTAGACGGTAAAATAGGAACATTAATTAAGAATTGA
- the argF gene encoding ornithine carbamoyltransferase, producing MKNLRNRNFLTLLDFTQKEMEFLLNLSEDLKRAKYAGIEQQKMKGKNIALLFEKDSTRTRCAFETAAYDQGAHVTYLGPTGSQMGKKESTKDTARVLGGMYDGIEYRGFSQRVVEDLAKYSGVPVWNGLTDEDHPTQVLADFLTAKEVLKKPYNEINFTYVGDGRNNVANALMQGAAIMGMTFHLVCPKELNPTDELLNRCNDIADKNGGEILITDDIDEGVKGSDVIYTDVWVSMGEPDEVWEKRIKLLEPYRVTKELMKKTGNPHTIFEHCLPSFHDTETIIGKQIQEKYGLTEMEVTNEVFESEQSVVFQEAENRAHTIKAVMVATLGE from the coding sequence ATGAAAAATTTAAGAAATAGAAACTTTTTAACTTTGTTAGACTTCACACAAAAAGAAATGGAATTTTTACTTAATTTATCTGAAGATCTTAAACGCGCAAAATATGCAGGAATAGAACAACAAAAAATGAAAGGTAAAAATATCGCTCTACTTTTTGAAAAAGATTCAACACGCACTCGATGTGCATTTGAAACAGCGGCTTATGATCAAGGTGCACATGTAACATACCTTGGGCCAACAGGTTCTCAAATGGGTAAAAAAGAGTCTACCAAAGATACTGCTCGTGTTTTAGGTGGAATGTATGATGGCATAGAATATCGTGGATTCTCACAAAGAGTAGTTGAGGATTTGGCAAAATATTCTGGCGTTCCCGTATGGAATGGTTTAACAGATGAAGATCATCCTACACAAGTACTTGCTGATTTTTTAACAGCTAAAGAAGTATTGAAAAAACCATATAATGAAATTAACTTCACATATGTTGGAGATGGACGTAATAACGTTGCAAATGCCTTAATGCAAGGAGCAGCAATCATGGGCATGACTTTCCATCTTGTATGTCCTAAAGAACTAAATCCAACTGATGAATTATTAAATCGTTGTAATGATATAGCTGACAAAAACGGTGGTGAAATCCTTATAACTGACGATATTGATGAAGGTGTCAAAGGATCTGATGTAATTTACACAGATGTTTGGGTATCTATGGGTGAACCTGATGAAGTTTGGGAAAAACGTATCAAATTATTAGAACCATACCGTGTAACTAAAGAATTAATGAAAAAAACAGGTAATCCACATACAATTTTTGAACATTGCTTACCATCATTCCATGATACTGAAACAATAATCGGTAAACAAATTCAAGAAAAATATGGTCTAACTGAAATGGAAGTAACAAATGAAGTATTTGAAAGTGAACAATCAGTTGTTTTCCAAGAAGCAGAAAATAGAGCACATACAATAAAAGCAGTCATGGTAGCAACATTAGGAGAGTAA
- a CDS encoding Crp/Fnr family transcriptional regulator: MYEENIYIKNSEYEFDNNLKQLASYLNIPVSIVRPYKEDLTLYQYKKGQVIYHSTDQIKFVYFLVNGCILHESSNITGDNYLRLSKDENIFPMNFIFNETPAPYEICTALTDCKILTLPKDLLEYLCRKHNEIFESLFKKLNETIQFQVEYIMALRANSAKERIERILQILCLSIGDDNGEFYELKQIMTVQLISNLSGLNRKTTGEIIRELKIENIIYQDKRNWIIKK; this comes from the coding sequence ATGTATGAAGAAAATATTTATATTAAAAATTCAGAATATGAATTTGATAATAATCTTAAACAATTAGCATCATACTTAAATATTCCTGTTAGTATTGTTAGACCTTATAAAGAGGATTTAACACTTTATCAATATAAAAAAGGACAAGTCATATATCATTCAACTGATCAAATAAAATTTGTATACTTTTTAGTAAATGGTTGTATTTTACATGAATCTTCTAATATTACTGGTGACAATTATTTAAGATTAAGTAAAGACGAAAATATATTTCCAATGAACTTCATATTTAATGAAACCCCTGCACCATATGAAATATGTACAGCTTTGACAGATTGTAAAATATTAACTTTACCGAAAGATTTACTTGAGTATTTATGTAGAAAGCATAATGAAATATTTGAAAGTCTCTTCAAGAAACTTAATGAGACTATTCAATTTCAAGTAGAATATATTATGGCGTTAAGAGCTAATTCAGCTAAAGAAAGAATTGAAAGAATACTACAAATTTTATGCCTTTCAATTGGGGATGATAATGGAGAATTCTATGAATTAAAACAAATTATGACTGTTCAATTAATAAGTAATTTATCTGGACTTAACAGAAAAACTACTGGTGAAATAATCAGAGAATTAAAAATAGAAAATATTATATATCAAGATAAAAGAAATTGGATTATAAAAAAATAA
- the arcD gene encoding arginine-ornithine antiporter, with protein sequence MDENKLGKTSLIGLVIGSMIGGGAFNIISDMGGQAGGLAIIIGWIITAIGMISLAFVFQNLTNERPDLDGGIYSYAQTGFGDFIGFSSAWGYWFAAFLGNVAYATLLMSAVGNFFPIFKGGNTLPSIIIASILLWGVHFLILRGVETAAFINSIVTVAKLIPIFLVIICMIVVFNFSTFKSGFYGMTSGSVGVFSWGDTMAQVKSTMLVTVWVFTGIEGAVVFSGRAKSKKDVGTATVIGLISVLVIYFLMTVLAQGVIQQNQISKLANPSMAQVLEHIVGHWGSVLVNIGLIISVLGAWLGWTLLAGELPFIVAKDGLFPKWFAKENKNKAPVNALIITNILVQLFLISMLFTDSAYQFAFSLASSAILIPYTLSAFYQVKYTIQNKSKANLKQWIIGIIASIYTIWLVYAAGLDYLLLTMLLYIPGLLVYSYVQRDNNKHLTKLDYTLFIFIIVLAIIGIVRLITGNISVF encoded by the coding sequence ATGGATGAAAATAAATTAGGTAAAACTTCCTTAATTGGTTTAGTCATAGGCTCTATGATAGGCGGTGGTGCATTCAATATCATCTCAGATATGGGTGGCCAAGCTGGTGGACTTGCAATAATTATCGGTTGGATAATAACTGCTATTGGTATGATTTCTCTTGCTTTCGTATTTCAAAATTTAACAAATGAGCGACCAGATCTTGATGGAGGAATTTATAGTTATGCTCAAACAGGGTTTGGAGATTTTATTGGTTTTTCAAGTGCTTGGGGATATTGGTTTGCAGCATTTCTAGGTAATGTGGCTTATGCAACCCTATTAATGTCAGCTGTGGGTAACTTTTTCCCTATATTTAAAGGAGGTAACACACTTCCAAGTATTATCATAGCATCAATTTTATTATGGGGTGTACATTTTTTAATACTTAGAGGTGTAGAAACTGCAGCGTTTATAAATAGTATTGTTACAGTAGCTAAATTAATACCTATATTTCTAGTTATTATATGCATGATAGTTGTATTCAACTTCAGTACTTTTAAATCCGGTTTTTATGGTATGACTAGTGGAAGTGTTGGCGTTTTTAGTTGGGGAGATACAATGGCACAAGTAAAAAGTACTATGTTAGTAACTGTATGGGTATTCACAGGGATTGAAGGAGCCGTTGTCTTTTCTGGACGTGCAAAGTCTAAAAAAGATGTAGGAACTGCTACCGTTATTGGTTTGATTTCTGTGCTAGTCATTTATTTCTTAATGACTGTACTAGCCCAAGGTGTCATTCAGCAGAACCAAATTTCAAAACTTGCTAATCCATCAATGGCACAAGTATTAGAACATATTGTAGGTCATTGGGGTTCAGTGTTAGTTAATATAGGCTTAATTATCTCTGTTTTAGGAGCTTGGTTAGGATGGACATTACTAGCTGGTGAATTACCATTCATTGTAGCTAAAGATGGACTTTTCCCGAAATGGTTTGCTAAAGAAAATAAGAATAAAGCTCCGGTCAACGCTTTAATTATTACTAATATATTAGTTCAGTTATTTTTAATTAGTATGTTGTTTACAGATAGTGCCTATCAGTTTGCGTTTTCACTTGCATCAAGTGCAATCTTAATTCCATATACACTCAGTGCTTTTTACCAGGTTAAATATACTATTCAAAATAAATCTAAAGCTAATTTAAAACAATGGATAATAGGAATTATTGCATCTATTTACACAATTTGGTTGGTTTATGCAGCTGGATTAGATTATTTACTATTAACGATGTTGTTATATATACCTGGATTACTCGTATACAGCTACGTACAAAGGGATAATAACAAACATTTGACAAAATTGGATTATACGTTATTCATATTCATCATTGTACTTGCAATAATAGGAATAGTTCGTTTGATTACAGGTAATATTTCTGTATTTTAA
- the arcA gene encoding arginine deiminase, whose product MVQGPIQVNSEIGKLKTVLLKRPGKELENLVPDHLSGLLFDDIPYLKVAQEEHDKFAQTLRDEGIEVVYLEKLAAESITEPEVRENFINDILTESKKTILGHETEIKEFFSKLSDQELVNKIMAGVRKEEIQLETTHLVEYMDDRYPFYLDPMPNLYFTRDPQASIGRGMTINRMYWRARRRESIFMTYILKHHPRFKDKDVPVWLDRNSPFNIEGGDELVLSKDVLAIGISERTSAQAIEKLARNIFKDANTSFKKIVAIEIPNTRTFMHLDTVLTMIDYDKFTVHAAIFKEENNMNIFTIEQNDGKDDIKITRSSKLRETLAEVLEVEKVDFIPTGNGDVIDGAREQWNDGSNTLCIRPGVVVTYDRNYVSNQLLRDKGIKVIEITGSELVRGRGGPRCMSQPLFREDI is encoded by the coding sequence TAAAAAGACCAGGAAAAGAATTAGAAAATTTAGTACCTGATCATTTAAGTGGTTTATTATTCGATGATATTCCCTACTTAAAAGTTGCACAAGAAGAGCATGACAAATTTGCTCAAACTTTGAGAGATGAAGGAATCGAAGTAGTTTATTTAGAAAAACTTGCAGCAGAATCTATTACTGAGCCAGAAGTACGCGAGAACTTCATAAACGATATATTAACAGAATCTAAAAAGACAATATTAGGTCATGAAACTGAAATTAAAGAATTCTTTTCAAAGTTATCTGACCAAGAACTTGTAAATAAAATCATGGCTGGCGTACGTAAAGAAGAAATTCAACTTGAAACAACTCATTTAGTAGAATATATGGATGATAGATATCCATTTTACTTAGATCCAATGCCCAACCTTTATTTTACAAGAGATCCCCAAGCTTCAATTGGTAGAGGAATGACAATTAACAGAATGTATTGGAGAGCACGACGTAGAGAATCTATTTTTATGACATATATACTGAAACATCATCCAAGATTTAAAGATAAAGATGTACCAGTATGGTTAGATCGTAACTCACCATTTAATATTGAAGGTGGAGATGAATTAGTATTATCGAAAGATGTTTTAGCTATTGGTATATCAGAACGTACATCAGCTCAAGCAATAGAAAAGTTAGCACGTAATATTTTCAAAGATGCAAACACAAGTTTTAAAAAAATCGTAGCTATTGAAATACCTAATACACGTACATTTATGCACCTAGATACAGTACTAACTATGATTGACTACGATAAGTTTACAGTACATGCAGCAATATTTAAAGAAGAAAATAATATGAATATATTTACCATAGAACAAAATGATGGTAAGGACGATATAAAAATTACTCGTTCTAGCAAGTTACGTGAAACACTTGCTGAAGTTTTAGAAGTAGAAAAAGTGGACTTTATTCCAACAGGTAATGGCGACGTTATTGATGGTGCACGTGAACAATGGAATGATGGCTCAAACACATTATGTATTCGACCAGGGGTTGTGGTGACATACGATCGCAACTATGTATCAAACCAACTTTTACGCGACAAAGGAATTAAAGTGATTGAAATTACTGGTAGTGAACTTGTACGTGGACGCGGAGGCCCAAGATGTATGAGTCAGCCGTTATTTAGAGAAGATATTTAA